GCTGGCTTGGCTGGGGGGATTCAGCTGGCGGGTTATCAGTTCCGGCTGATTGATGGGATGCAACTGAATTACGGCGTCCTTTCACAGATGATTGCCCTGATAGCGATGGGCAATCCCATTGGAGTGTTGTTCACGACCATCTTGATCACGATAATCGAAGTCGGGTCCAACGCCATGCAGAGAACCATGGGCGTGCCAGCACCCCTGGTGCTCGTCATCGAGGCCATGATTCTGTTATTGGTTCTCATTGCCAACGTGGTTCGAAGGAGATCGAAATGACCTCGGTCGAGTCGTTCATTTCCTACGTAATGACAGTCTCGGTGACCTACATCTTCGCGTCCCAGGGAATGACGCTCGCAGGTAATTCCGGAGTCTTTGTCATTTTCAATGAGGGTGTCATGCTGGCAGGCGCCTCTGCTACATTCCTTGTCGCTCACTTCACAGGCAGCATCGTCTATGGAGTGGTCGCGGGGGCTTCGATAGGCTTGCTCTTTGGCCTCATAATGGCTTTCTTCTCAGTCACATTACGACAGGACCAGTTCGTCATCGGTATTGGCCTCTACATCCTAGGCGCCGGCTTCGCCACGCTACTTTATGATGTGTTCATAGGAGTGTCGTTCAGTCCCCCGCAAGCTCCGACTCTCAAGCCTTTGGACATACCATACCTTTCATCTTTGCCATTCGTAGGCCAGATTCTCTTCAACCAGAACGCGTTTTTCTACTTCGCCATATTCGCGACCATTCTAATCTGGTTCTTCCTGTCCAAGACGAGATACGGGCTCATAGTTAGGTCGGTCGGGGAATCACCCCGAGTTGCAGATTCGCTTGGAATCAGCGTGGTACTGACTAGGTACGTGATGATAGCGATAGGGGGGGCGTTGATAGCGCTCGCAGGGTCTTACGTTCCGTTGGCGTTCACTGGAACATACACCACCACTCTCATAAGTGGGAGAGGGTGGATTTCGATACTCATCGCACTATTCGGAAGGTTCCGCCCTCTTTCGGTATTGTTAGGAGCATTGTTCTTTGCTGGTGTCGAAACAGGGGCACTCTATTCACAGGTCTTGGGGATCAACGCCCCAACGCAGGTCATTCTGATGATTCCCTTCATCGTCGCCCTTTTCCTCATGATTCAGGCTTATCGGACCGCCGACCTGCCAAAGGGGTTGGGGAAACCCTACGACAGAGAGTCTCTGGAAGACTAACTGTTCCTAACAAGAGCAGAACACCGGCGGTCGGATTTGAGCGTTAATCTACCGGCAAGCCGCCAGATACCTCCAAATGGATACGTCCAAGCGTCCGGCCGTGACGTTCTGGGAGGACCTCTGGAGACGCGAAGAGGAGTTCCACCTCTCGGGGAAGCCCGAGTACCGCCACGACACCGCATTCGTCGCGGTATCTGCCATCTCAGGTCAATTCTACTGCGAGTACAAGGTGGAGAACGAGTTCGCGTTCGGAGAGATTCCCACTGAGGCGAAGGACTCGGGTACGGAACTCCACGACGAACTCATCCCACAGGTGACGATCACCAAGAAGCAATTCGTAGAGCTGGTAGAGAGGAAGAAGCCGAGCTTCGCCGTCCTGGGGGTCTGGGGCACCGTCGGAGGCCTCCGGATCATCGGCATGCCCGACCACATAGTGTGGTCCGAAGGAAGGCCTCTCTGGCTCGTCGAGCTCAAGACGACCAAGGGCGACCCGAGCTCCCTATGGCAGGACCAGGAGGCCCAGATTCGAATCTACGCGCTCCTGCTGGACCTGATGGGGTTCGACTGCTCCCGCCTTGGACTAGCCCTGGTCAGACTTAGAACCGAAGGACTCTCCGAAGAGGAAAGGAGGCTCTGGGTCGAGAGGGTGTCGGATTCCCTACAGTCAGACAAGGTAGGGGAGCTTGAGACCAGATACAAGAGCACGATGAAGGTTCACGTCCTTTCGCATGACAGGCGCGCGGCAGTAGCTAGCGTGCTGGAGAAGCGGGGTTACTGGCTCGGGGAGAGGGAGCCCACATCCAGCACGAGCGTCGGCAAGTGCAGGGCCTGCGAGTACAATTCGGTCTGCCCAAAGAGCCTCTTCAAGGTCCCCTGAGCGAAGCTCGACATCACTTCACCTCTCCGCGCGCTTCAGGACGGTGAGCGCTCTCAATGTTATCATCTTGCTCGGCCTTCCGGCTTTCTCGAGAGAAAATGGAGTGAACCTCTTCGCGTACTTCGGGTCCTTGGCGTAGGGAGCG
This Nitrososphaerota archaeon DNA region includes the following protein-coding sequences:
- a CDS encoding ABC transporter permease, giving the protein MTSVESFISYVMTVSVTYIFASQGMTLAGNSGVFVIFNEGVMLAGASATFLVAHFTGSIVYGVVAGASIGLLFGLIMAFFSVTLRQDQFVIGIGLYILGAGFATLLYDVFIGVSFSPPQAPTLKPLDIPYLSSLPFVGQILFNQNAFFYFAIFATILIWFFLSKTRYGLIVRSVGESPRVADSLGISVVLTRYVMIAIGGALIALAGSYVPLAFTGTYTTTLISGRGWISILIALFGRFRPLSVLLGALFFAGVETGALYSQVLGINAPTQVILMIPFIVALFLMIQAYRTADLPKGLGKPYDRESLED
- a CDS encoding PD-(D/E)XK nuclease family protein, with the protein product MDTSKRPAVTFWEDLWRREEEFHLSGKPEYRHDTAFVAVSAISGQFYCEYKVENEFAFGEIPTEAKDSGTELHDELIPQVTITKKQFVELVERKKPSFAVLGVWGTVGGLRIIGMPDHIVWSEGRPLWLVELKTTKGDPSSLWQDQEAQIRIYALLLDLMGFDCSRLGLALVRLRTEGLSEEERRLWVERVSDSLQSDKVGELETRYKSTMKVHVLSHDRRAAVASVLEKRGYWLGEREPTSSTSVGKCRACEYNSVCPKSLFKVP